A part of Bacteroidales bacterium genomic DNA contains:
- a CDS encoding pitrilysin family protein produces the protein MKKCTFYAIGILFLMLISCSTKVEKTSFSIDYEKYTLENGLDVILHTDKSDPIVSVAIQYHVGSNREKPGRTGFAHLFEHMMFQQSENVGQDQFFKKIQAAGGTLNGGTNSDGTVYYEIVPKNALEKALWMESDRMGYLINTVTRSAFANQQNVVQNEKRQMVDNRPYGHNSWVLDKNLYPEGHPYSWQVIGEMENLFNATVKDVKEFHATYYGPNNATLVVAGDIDPEETRTLVEKYFGEIPGGPSMQDLKPVRVTLNETKKLYHEDNFAKTPRFTMAWPTVEQYTKDAYALNFLAELLSSGKKAPMYRVLVKDKKLTSRASAYNRSRELAGSFRVTINANAEISLAEVEDAIFESLALFEEEGITENDMERIKAGLETGFYNSISSVLGKGFQMARYNEYAGSPSFIEEDIANIQAVTIEDVLRVYETYIKDKPYVATSFVPKGSLNLMAENSVKADVVEESISDAIEVSQEETEEEEVIEKTPSSFDRSVEPTPGPDPVVVPPAIWSEKLSNGIKIYGINYNEVPLVSYSLVIKGGHLLDRPELSGTASLVASLMTEGTAGKTPEELEEAIDMLGARINVYGGEQSITIDVNTLSRNFESTVALVEEILLEPRWDEEQFELAKSRAINSIKRNQANPDYLASRTFAKLTFGEDMLLAIPTSGTIETIEAISLEDLKDYYESNFSPSLASLHVVGDIPVSDIKSSFEGIASRWPSKEVVIPEFEIPENPDAPVIYFVDVPGAKQSVIQIGNLASTRTDPDYDAIQTMNYKLGGSFSGFLNLILREEKGFTYGARSSFRGNNLYGSFQASSSVRSNATRESMEIFSEQMKKYREGISQEDLDFTKDALLKSNARQFENMRSLQGMLEEISTYSLPFDYVTRQQEVTRSMSLEQHHELAQKYIQPDRMYYVVVGDAATQLEPLKSLGFGDPVLVER, from the coding sequence ATGAAAAAATGCACCTTTTATGCCATAGGGATCCTGTTCCTAATGCTTATTTCCTGTTCCACCAAGGTGGAGAAGACAAGCTTCTCCATCGATTATGAGAAGTATACTCTGGAAAACGGACTGGATGTAATCCTGCATACTGATAAGTCGGATCCCATCGTTTCCGTTGCCATTCAGTATCATGTGGGATCGAACCGCGAAAAACCGGGTCGAACCGGATTTGCCCACCTCTTCGAGCACATGATGTTCCAGCAGTCGGAAAACGTGGGCCAGGATCAGTTCTTTAAAAAGATCCAGGCGGCAGGCGGAACCCTGAATGGCGGCACCAATTCGGATGGGACGGTATATTATGAAATTGTCCCTAAAAATGCTCTGGAGAAGGCCCTCTGGATGGAGTCCGACCGAATGGGTTATCTGATCAACACAGTGACCCGGTCTGCATTTGCCAACCAGCAGAATGTGGTTCAAAATGAAAAGCGCCAAATGGTGGATAACAGACCTTATGGACATAACTCCTGGGTTCTGGACAAGAATCTGTACCCCGAGGGCCATCCCTACAGCTGGCAGGTGATCGGAGAGATGGAGAATCTGTTCAATGCCACCGTAAAGGATGTGAAAGAGTTTCATGCCACCTACTATGGTCCCAACAATGCCACTCTGGTGGTGGCGGGAGATATTGACCCGGAAGAAACCAGGACCCTGGTGGAAAAGTATTTCGGTGAAATTCCCGGTGGGCCCTCCATGCAGGATTTGAAGCCTGTGCGGGTCACCCTGAATGAAACGAAGAAACTTTATCACGAAGATAATTTTGCCAAAACTCCCAGGTTTACCATGGCCTGGCCCACTGTAGAGCAGTATACCAAGGATGCCTATGCCCTGAACTTTCTTGCAGAATTGCTGTCCAGCGGAAAGAAAGCACCCATGTACCGGGTGCTGGTTAAAGATAAAAAACTCACTTCCCGTGCTTCCGCTTATAACCGCTCCAGGGAGCTGGCAGGGAGTTTCAGAGTCACCATAAACGCCAATGCAGAAATTAGTCTGGCTGAGGTGGAAGATGCCATTTTTGAATCCCTCGCACTTTTCGAGGAAGAAGGGATCACCGAAAACGACATGGAACGAATCAAGGCCGGCCTGGAGACCGGTTTTTACAACAGCATCAGCTCGGTTCTGGGAAAGGGATTTCAAATGGCCCGTTATAATGAGTACGCCGGGTCACCTTCCTTTATCGAAGAGGACATTGCCAATATCCAGGCCGTCACCATCGAAGATGTCCTGCGTGTTTACGAAACTTATATCAAAGACAAACCTTATGTGGCAACCAGCTTTGTACCCAAAGGCAGTCTGAACCTGATGGCTGAAAACTCCGTAAAGGCTGATGTGGTGGAAGAAAGCATTTCAGATGCCATCGAAGTCTCCCAGGAGGAAACTGAAGAAGAAGAGGTCATTGAAAAAACCCCATCTTCCTTCGACCGATCTGTGGAACCGACCCCGGGTCCCGATCCTGTGGTCGTACCCCCCGCAATATGGAGCGAAAAATTATCCAATGGAATAAAAATCTATGGCATCAATTACAATGAAGTTCCGCTGGTCAGCTACTCCCTGGTCATAAAAGGCGGGCATCTTCTGGACCGGCCCGAGCTATCAGGTACTGCTTCTCTGGTGGCATCCCTGATGACCGAAGGCACTGCCGGTAAAACACCGGAAGAACTGGAAGAGGCCATTGACATGCTGGGCGCCAGGATTAACGTCTATGGAGGTGAACAATCTATTACCATCGATGTAAACACCCTGTCCAGAAACTTTGAAAGCACGGTGGCTCTGGTTGAAGAGATCCTTTTAGAACCCCGCTGGGATGAAGAACAATTTGAACTGGCCAAAAGCAGGGCAATTAATTCCATTAAACGGAACCAGGCAAATCCAGATTACCTGGCCTCAAGAACATTTGCTAAACTCACATTCGGGGAAGATATGCTGCTGGCTATTCCCACCAGTGGAACCATTGAGACCATAGAGGCCATAAGCCTGGAGGATCTGAAGGATTACTATGAGTCCAATTTTAGTCCATCACTGGCTTCGCTGCACGTGGTTGGTGATATTCCCGTATCGGATATCAAGTCTTCATTCGAGGGAATCGCCAGCAGGTGGCCATCTAAAGAAGTGGTGATTCCGGAATTTGAGATTCCGGAAAATCCGGATGCTCCTGTCATCTATTTTGTAGATGTCCCCGGAGCCAAACAATCAGTCATTCAGATCGGGAACCTTGCTTCCACGAGAACAGATCCTGATTACGATGCCATTCAGACTATGAACTATAAGCTGGGGGGCTCTTTCAGCGGATTTCTGAACCTGATCCTCCGGGAAGAGAAGGGATTTACCTACGGGGCCCGCTCAAGTTTCAGAGGAAATAATCTATATGGTTCCTTCCAGGCCAGTTCGAGTGTTCGTTCCAATGCAACCCGGGAATCCATGGAGATCTTTTCTGAGCAGATGAAAAAATACCGGGAGGGGATCTCCCAGGAGGATCTGGACTTTACCAAAGATGCCCTCCTGAAATCCAATGCCCGCCAGTTTGAAAACATGCGTTCGCTGCAGGGCATGCTTGAAGAGATCAGCACCTACAGTCTGCCCTTTGATTACGTCACCAGGCAGCAGGAAGTCACCAGATCCATGTCCCTGGAGCAGCATCACGAACTGGCGCAGAAATATATTCAACCAGACCGCATGTATTATGTGGTGGTTGGAGATGCTGCCACACAGCTGGAGCCTCTAAAATCCCTGGGATTTGGTGATCCTGTCCTGGTGGAAAGATAA
- a CDS encoding sulfatase yields the protein MKTIPRLLIYLQALALTFITNGAFSQNDSRPNILWITSEDNSPLLGCYGDKNATTPSLDQLAREGFLYTRAYANCPVCAPARNTIITGVYAASNGNEHMRSTYPSSDQVQAYSSLLMQAGYYCINNLKTDYNTSSIDPAKVWDESSAKAHYKNRPDGKPFFAIFNLMESHESRIFPPGAMAGRPGKPVVPKHNPAAMVLAPYHPDIPEMRHDWAVYYDQVEIMDARVGELLRELETLGEAENTIVFYYGDHGGVLARSKRYIYETGTRVPFIVRIPDKYKELFPAGNPGNQVDRMISFVDLAPTLMSIIGAEIPDFMQGDAFLGKQTTPEPEYLHMTRQRMDERIDMARAVRDKKYRYIRNYMPFRIPLQHLDFLFMAPSAQAWEDAFFAGQLNEIQRIPFLPKAVEELYDTENDPWEVNNLAGDPAYKEVLERMRAENRAWMEEIRDVGLIPETEYEALSGEASMYDYMRSDACPFDELLEAAEKATFPEADIPAYVKYLKHEHPAIRYWGAVGLLIHKKQASPETRALLKASGDKSSSVAIITAETLYELGETEAAIEAYIRILTDTSYGMMDRNFALNSIDGAHIYDEALTRVVEEFHEANKEGKEGFARFNAFDWLMSDSLLKKWDKI from the coding sequence ATGAAAACGATCCCCAGGCTACTTATTTACCTTCAGGCACTAGCTCTGACCTTTATTACCAACGGTGCTTTTTCACAAAATGATTCCCGTCCGAACATATTATGGATTACCAGCGAGGACAACAGTCCCCTGCTGGGATGTTACGGGGATAAAAACGCCACCACCCCCAGTCTGGACCAGCTGGCCCGGGAAGGATTTCTCTACACCCGCGCCTATGCCAACTGTCCCGTTTGCGCACCGGCTCGCAATACCATTATCACCGGGGTCTATGCAGCCTCCAATGGCAACGAACATATGCGCAGCACCTACCCCAGTTCAGACCAGGTACAGGCTTATTCCTCCCTGCTTATGCAAGCCGGGTATTATTGCATCAACAATTTAAAAACCGATTACAATACCAGCAGTATTGACCCGGCCAAAGTCTGGGACGAAAGCAGTGCCAAGGCTCATTACAAGAACCGCCCCGACGGGAAACCCTTTTTTGCCATCTTCAACCTGATGGAATCCCATGAGAGCCGGATTTTCCCTCCGGGAGCCATGGCAGGCAGGCCCGGTAAACCGGTCGTTCCCAAACACAATCCGGCGGCCATGGTTTTAGCCCCCTACCATCCCGATATCCCGGAAATGCGGCACGACTGGGCGGTGTATTACGACCAGGTGGAAATCATGGATGCACGCGTCGGCGAATTGCTGCGGGAACTGGAGACCCTGGGAGAAGCGGAAAACACCATTGTATTCTACTATGGCGATCATGGAGGGGTGCTGGCCAGAAGCAAACGTTACATCTATGAAACAGGCACCAGAGTTCCTTTTATTGTCCGCATTCCGGATAAATACAAAGAACTTTTCCCGGCCGGGAATCCGGGGAATCAGGTGGACCGTATGATCAGTTTTGTCGACCTGGCACCTACCCTGATGAGCATCATAGGAGCCGAGATCCCCGATTTTATGCAGGGAGATGCCTTCCTGGGTAAGCAAACAACACCCGAACCCGAATACCTGCACATGACCCGCCAGCGCATGGATGAACGAATCGATATGGCCAGGGCGGTCAGGGACAAAAAATACCGGTATATACGGAACTACATGCCCTTCCGCATTCCCCTGCAGCATCTGGACTTTTTGTTTATGGCTCCCTCCGCCCAGGCCTGGGAAGATGCTTTTTTTGCCGGACAGCTGAATGAGATACAGCGTATTCCCTTTCTTCCCAAAGCAGTTGAAGAACTATATGATACAGAGAACGACCCCTGGGAGGTGAATAACCTGGCCGGTGATCCCGCTTACAAGGAGGTGCTGGAGCGCATGCGTGCAGAAAACAGAGCCTGGATGGAGGAGATCAGGGATGTGGGTCTGATCCCCGAAACCGAATACGAAGCCCTTTCCGGCGAGGCAAGCATGTACGATTATATGCGTTCTGATGCCTGTCCTTTCGATGAACTTCTGGAAGCTGCAGAGAAAGCGACATTTCCGGAAGCCGATATCCCTGCCTATGTAAAATATTTAAAGCATGAACATCCGGCCATACGCTACTGGGGAGCCGTTGGACTTTTGATACACAAGAAGCAAGCCTCACCGGAGACCAGGGCCCTGTTAAAAGCCTCCGGGGACAAATCCTCATCGGTTGCCATTATTACTGCCGAGACTCTGTATGAACTGGGAGAAACTGAAGCTGCTATCGAGGCATATATCCGGATACTTACCGATACCTCCTACGGTATGATGGACCGGAATTTTGCATTGAACAGCATCGACGGCGCCCATATATATGATGAAGCCCTGACCAGGGTGGTCGAGGAATTTCACGAAGCAAATAAGGAGGGGAAAGAGGGTTTTGCCCGCTTCAATGCTTTCGACTGGCTCATGTCTGACTCCCTGTTAAAAAAGTGGGATAAAATCTAA
- a CDS encoding nucleoside hydrolase: protein MLKKLFGFLLLAGVLCSQASGHSGKPKFQLIIDTDGALDDMRAISMFLSANDIRVLAITCSQGTLLPDSVYIKVHALLSVFHHEGIPVGISDGLAAESPAWRSFAENIRWANSASIPDPSRKESSMDILENTMGYSREKITLIALGSLKTYADWLKANPHDREKIERIIWYNTPRMKDGYNYSIDPESFEYIRQSGIPLEVVSGKRNDLLVNDNYLKHLQSLPSVYADQIVAVHSKAPVEERIRNKHLKLWDDLVPLYLTTPVMFETRVENNIRFATINQTLPPEFVYETIASLLMSAAYTNNRVFSAFPLDSTLYKTEYASILHETLRKYGMKEWKAISMTNEIHGHTGIYSIIGAKMGIRAMEYYNVGVNNLTVTTFTGNNPPISCFNDGIQISSGATIGQGLITVSDSVSSIPSAIFRFNERKVHISVKPEIAEQMRNEINYGVETFGLLTETYWLYIEKLAIIYWAGFDRNDIFVIENL, encoded by the coding sequence ATGTTAAAGAAACTCTTCGGATTCTTGCTCCTGGCCGGAGTGCTTTGCAGCCAGGCATCGGGACATTCCGGAAAACCCAAATTTCAACTCATTATTGACACAGACGGAGCCCTTGATGACATGAGGGCAATTTCCATGTTTCTGTCTGCCAACGATATAAGGGTTCTGGCCATCACCTGCTCACAGGGCACTCTGTTGCCGGATTCGGTGTATATAAAAGTCCATGCTTTGCTATCTGTATTTCATCACGAAGGAATCCCGGTGGGCATTAGCGACGGGCTTGCAGCTGAATCGCCTGCCTGGAGATCCTTTGCCGAAAACATCCGTTGGGCGAATTCAGCGAGTATTCCGGATCCATCCCGGAAAGAATCCTCCATGGATATTTTGGAAAACACGATGGGATATTCCAGGGAAAAAATTACGCTGATTGCTCTGGGATCACTGAAAACATATGCCGACTGGCTCAAAGCCAATCCACATGACAGAGAAAAAATTGAACGCATCATCTGGTACAACACTCCCCGGATGAAAGACGGATATAATTATAGCATTGACCCTGAAAGTTTCGAATATATCAGGCAGAGCGGAATCCCCCTGGAAGTGGTATCCGGTAAGAGGAACGATTTGTTAGTCAATGACAATTACCTAAAACATCTGCAATCACTGCCATCCGTATATGCAGATCAGATTGTGGCGGTACACTCTAAGGCGCCGGTGGAGGAAAGAATCAGGAACAAACATTTAAAACTTTGGGACGATCTGGTCCCCCTCTATCTGACCACCCCTGTAATGTTTGAAACCAGGGTCGAAAATAACATCAGATTTGCCACCATCAATCAGACCCTGCCCCCGGAATTTGTTTATGAGACTATTGCAAGTCTCTTGATGTCGGCAGCATACACCAATAACCGGGTATTTAGTGCCTTCCCGCTTGATTCAACTTTATATAAAACAGAATATGCAAGCATTCTTCATGAAACGCTCCGTAAATATGGGATGAAAGAATGGAAGGCAATCAGCATGACAAATGAAATACACGGACATACCGGTATCTATTCTATCATAGGTGCTAAAATGGGTATCCGGGCCATGGAATATTATAATGTGGGGGTAAATAACCTGACAGTGACCACATTCACAGGAAACAATCCACCCATCAGCTGTTTTAATGATGGAATTCAAATCAGCTCCGGAGCTACGATCGGACAGGGATTAATTACAGTTTCAGACTCTGTCTCCTCCATCCCATCGGCCATATTTCGATTCAATGAGCGAAAGGTGCATATCTCCGTTAAGCCTGAAATTGCGGAACAGATGAGAAACGAGATCAACTATGGAGTGGAAACATTCGGACTGCTTACTGAAACATACTGGCTTTATATTGAAAAGCTTGCCATAATATACTGGGCAGGTTTTGACCGTAATGATATATTTGTAATTGAGAATTTATAA
- the gpmI gene encoding 2,3-bisphosphoglycerate-independent phosphoglycerate mutase, with the protein MSNKKTLLMILDGWGIGKGDKADVISHVPTPNMDRLQKEYPSSKLYASGENVGLPDGQMGNSEVGHLNIGAGRVVYQDLVKINRAVKDGSISENPVLVEAFSYARDHQKQVHFLGLLSDGGVHSLNRHLYKLCDMTGEFGIRDVFVHAFGDGRDTDPQSGKAYMDELVNHLAASNGKVASFVGRFYAMDRDNRWERIREAYDLLVHGKGRAASDVRKALQESYDQGVTDEFVKPIVVVDDKSKALGTIQEGDVVVFFNFRNDRARELTIALTQRNIPEYNMHTIPLHYCTMTPYDATFKGLHVIYDKDNVSKTMGEVVSAAGLKQLRIAETEKYAHVTFFFSGGREAVFQNESRILVPSPKVATYDLQPEMSAFEVKDAVIKDIRENGPDFICLNFANGDMVGHTGVYASIEKAIKTVDQCVGEVVETARGKGYDVMIIADHGNADHAVNEDGSPNTAHSLNPVPCIMVTDDYSKVDEGILADVAPTLLHIMGVKKPEEMTGKVLVS; encoded by the coding sequence ATGAGCAACAAAAAGACCCTTTTGATGATCCTTGATGGCTGGGGTATTGGTAAAGGAGATAAAGCCGATGTGATCAGCCACGTACCCACTCCCAATATGGACAGGCTTCAGAAGGAGTACCCTTCTTCAAAGCTTTATGCTTCAGGGGAGAATGTAGGATTGCCCGATGGGCAGATGGGTAATTCGGAGGTGGGACACCTCAATATCGGTGCTGGTCGGGTGGTCTATCAGGACCTGGTGAAGATCAACAGGGCGGTGAAGGATGGCTCCATCAGTGAGAATCCTGTTCTGGTTGAAGCATTCAGTTATGCCCGGGACCATCAGAAACAGGTTCATTTCCTGGGACTGCTCTCCGATGGTGGGGTACATTCGCTGAACCGGCATCTTTACAAGCTGTGTGATATGACCGGTGAGTTTGGAATCAGGGATGTTTTTGTACATGCTTTTGGAGACGGACGTGATACCGATCCCCAGAGCGGAAAAGCTTATATGGATGAACTGGTCAATCACCTGGCTGCTTCTAACGGCAAGGTGGCTTCTTTTGTTGGGAGGTTCTATGCCATGGACAGGGATAACCGCTGGGAAAGGATCAGGGAGGCCTATGACTTGCTGGTACATGGAAAGGGAAGGGCAGCAAGCGATGTACGGAAAGCCCTCCAGGAATCTTATGATCAGGGAGTTACCGATGAGTTTGTGAAGCCCATTGTAGTTGTAGATGATAAGAGCAAAGCCCTTGGAACCATTCAGGAGGGAGATGTGGTGGTCTTTTTCAATTTCCGCAACGACCGGGCCAGGGAGCTGACCATTGCTCTTACCCAGAGGAATATTCCGGAGTACAATATGCACACCATCCCTCTGCACTACTGTACTATGACGCCTTATGATGCCACCTTTAAGGGCCTGCATGTGATTTATGATAAAGATAATGTAAGTAAAACCATGGGAGAAGTGGTTTCGGCGGCCGGATTGAAGCAGTTGCGAATTGCTGAAACGGAGAAGTATGCCCATGTCACCTTTTTCTTTTCCGGAGGAAGAGAGGCCGTATTTCAGAATGAAAGCCGGATACTGGTGCCTTCTCCCAAGGTGGCCACCTACGATCTGCAGCCTGAAATGAGTGCCTTCGAGGTGAAGGATGCAGTGATCAAGGATATCCGTGAGAACGGCCCCGATTTTATCTGTCTGAATTTTGCCAATGGAGATATGGTCGGGCATACCGGTGTATACGCCTCCATCGAAAAAGCCATTAAAACCGTGGATCAGTGTGTGGGTGAAGTGGTGGAAACAGCCAGGGGAAAGGGGTACGATGTGATGATCATTGCCGATCATGGAAATGCCGATCACGCAGTGAACGAGGATGGATCGCCCAATACGGCTCACTCTCTGAACCCGGTACCCTGTATCATGGTCACAGACGATTATTCCAAAGTGGATGAAGGGATCCTGGCCGATGTGGCTCCAACACTCTTGCATATCATGGGAGTGAAAAAGCCAGAGGAGATGACCGGAAAGGTCCTGGTATCCTAG
- a CDS encoding cytidylate kinase-like family protein, translating to MKIDLSKYLDNWYKEDPAKQLYPGPVVTLSREVGCPAKSIASKLSARLNTEKKKYSKEHPWRWIDKEIMLESAKELQVDSNQIQHIFDYKSRGVLEDMLLAQSKNYYKSDMKIRTTIAKVIRNFANSGNAIIVGRGGVAITRDIPKSLHIYLEAPLEWRALRVADKFNFTIDQARSYAQNIDKKRAAFRGFFQGKGNDYTRFDIRLNCMTLKPDELIDIIIAAMRTRSMI from the coding sequence ATGAAAATAGATCTGTCGAAATACTTGGATAACTGGTACAAGGAGGATCCGGCTAAACAACTATATCCCGGTCCGGTCGTTACCCTGTCCAGAGAGGTGGGTTGTCCGGCCAAAAGTATTGCTTCGAAGCTTTCTGCCAGGTTGAATACCGAGAAAAAGAAGTACTCCAAAGAGCACCCCTGGAGGTGGATCGATAAGGAGATCATGCTGGAATCGGCCAAAGAGCTGCAGGTGGATTCCAACCAGATTCAGCATATTTTTGATTACAAAAGCCGGGGGGTGCTTGAAGATATGCTGCTGGCCCAATCCAAGAATTACTATAAATCGGATATGAAGATCCGTACTACCATCGCTAAAGTGATCAGGAATTTTGCAAATTCCGGTAACGCGATTATTGTAGGCAGGGGGGGGGTGGCAATCACCAGGGACATCCCTAAATCACTTCACATTTACCTGGAGGCCCCCCTTGAATGGAGAGCTCTGAGGGTGGCCGACAAATTTAATTTCACTATTGATCAGGCACGCAGTTACGCGCAGAATATAGATAAAAAGAGAGCCGCCTTCAGAGGTTTCTTTCAGGGTAAAGGCAATGATTACACACGTTTTGATATCAGGCTGAACTGTATGACTCTGAAACCCGATGAGTTGATTGACATTATTATTGCAGCCATGAGAACACGGTCCATGATTTAA
- the mdh gene encoding malate dehydrogenase, which translates to MNKITVIGAGNVGATCANVIAHKDLANEVVLLDVKEGLAEGKALDIWQTSSINHFNTRVTGCTNDYLKTKGSGIIVITSGIPRKPGMSRDDLIKTNANIVKEVTEKAIKYSPDAIIIVVSNPLDVMTYAAFLAANKDPHKVFGMAGILDTGRYKAFLADALNISPTDIHAMLLGGHGDTMVPLPRYTSVSGIPVTELLGKEVIDKIVERTRKGGGELVGLMGTSAWYAPGAAVSQMVEAIVDNQKRIFPVCAYLNGEYGQKKLYLGVPVKLGKGGVEEIIEISLNAEEKKLMTSSAESVRGVMKVLDDMKLFEEQF; encoded by the coding sequence ATGAACAAAATTACTGTAATTGGCGCCGGAAATGTAGGCGCCACCTGCGCCAATGTTATTGCCCATAAGGATCTGGCCAATGAAGTGGTCCTGCTCGATGTGAAAGAGGGACTGGCCGAAGGAAAAGCTCTGGACATCTGGCAGACTTCCTCCATCAATCACTTTAATACCCGGGTTACCGGTTGCACCAATGATTATCTGAAGACCAAGGGATCCGGTATCATTGTGATCACATCAGGGATTCCCAGAAAGCCCGGCATGTCTCGTGATGACCTGATCAAAACAAATGCCAATATTGTGAAGGAGGTTACAGAGAAGGCAATCAAATACTCGCCTGATGCGATTATCATAGTGGTTTCGAATCCGCTGGACGTGATGACTTATGCTGCATTTTTGGCTGCCAACAAGGATCCACACAAGGTATTCGGCATGGCTGGTATTCTTGATACGGGTCGCTACAAGGCCTTCCTGGCCGATGCCCTGAATATTTCTCCAACTGATATTCATGCCATGTTGCTGGGGGGGCACGGCGATACCATGGTGCCATTGCCCAGGTATACTTCAGTAAGTGGCATTCCGGTAACCGAACTTCTGGGTAAAGAAGTGATTGATAAAATTGTGGAGCGCACCCGAAAGGGTGGTGGCGAGTTGGTGGGCCTGATGGGAACCTCTGCCTGGTATGCACCCGGGGCGGCCGTTTCACAAATGGTGGAGGCCATAGTAGATAACCAGAAAAGGATATTCCCGGTATGTGCATACCTGAATGGGGAATACGGTCAGAAAAAGCTCTACCTGGGAGTCCCGGTAAAACTGGGCAAAGGCGGAGTGGAGGAAATCATAGAGATTAGTCTGAATGCAGAGGAGAAGAAGTTAATGACTTCCTCAGCTGAAAGTGTGAGGGGAGTGATGAAAGTACTGGACGATATGAAATTATTTGAAGAGCAGTTTTAA